In a single window of the Streptomyces cinnabarinus genome:
- a CDS encoding LodA/GoxA family CTQ-dependent oxidase: MSGPIEPLPDCADDPTGALRAMFVDLVQGRRIAQGQEPALRPVFLKAHGSARGVLTVDADLPEELRVGFLEAARAQGGLTAWVRFSSDTVPARSDLRTTLGIGIKLFGVPGVKLLADDSAADTQDLLLQNHDVFFVDTARDMCEFTRAGVVDNTSQAYLDSHPVTRTVIQDMAKAEKSTLTATYWSVLPYGFGDERHVKYKLVPAGCPDGDPQAVPPDEDPSFFRGDLRHRLAAGEAAFDLFVQLRTDPDAMPLDRATVRWEEAASAPVRVARLTLHQQNTEARGQAAYGENLAFNPWHSLPEHRPAGSIAEARRVVYLASAARRRDANGVPATEPGPARPASTEPPGRDTRIVRAAIHPAIGVARVGDSAEGFFLAPEVDDAPPEASYKDATGALKRQAVRFRVYGFNVAGEPVAELTADNADLRWTVHVANKKAAWYQFQLALDIPEAAQAPESKLRNATVRPRSQLVINPGSRSVRGRDRAGLPELRFDTGTFMGTPVYLGELRTDRAGRLLFLGGRGKAASAGNRPATDYANNDGWHDDIADGPVRAEVRIDGRTIPVEPAWVVVAPPDYAPGLKSVRTLHDLLRDTYVTAGLLPRPQSVSFTHDVLPVLRRLCDLQWVNHGLAVQFGHGGRDHLLAPERLTRLASKDPAHKELRRQVWASLRHLDRDGMSTVPWPSVYGDAVNLPPVSPRQHLALSPLQYDLLTRWMDGTFDEDFDPAATPVTRLEDVPLAERPATLDRAALSFCLADAFHPGCELTWPMRHATMYSAPFRIKHRDTGLTDQSYGRVLTPQAALGVDGPLYAQGPGHLTRWMAVPWHTDTASCRSGYDQGFGPRYDPYLPTFWPAKVPNHVLAEEEYTIAMDPARPQQERRLAFERRSVWLRWLPPGYETQMNEMVRDFGKLGIVKRRPGPQDTPGLPETMLVESEVTFAPEPAPPRERNLITLHVPEAADPEVRADAVAAAVAMAEPPDEEVSAGFINKMTRLRGRQ; encoded by the coding sequence ATGTCCGGACCCATCGAACCCCTGCCCGACTGCGCCGACGACCCCACCGGCGCACTGCGCGCCATGTTCGTGGACCTGGTGCAGGGCAGGCGGATCGCGCAGGGGCAGGAACCCGCGCTGCGGCCCGTCTTCCTCAAGGCCCACGGCTCCGCCCGGGGCGTCCTCACCGTCGACGCCGACCTGCCCGAGGAGCTGCGCGTCGGCTTCCTGGAGGCCGCGCGCGCCCAGGGCGGGCTGACCGCCTGGGTGCGGTTCTCCAGCGACACCGTGCCCGCCCGGTCCGACCTGCGCACCACCCTCGGCATCGGGATCAAGCTCTTCGGGGTGCCCGGCGTGAAGCTCCTGGCGGACGACAGCGCCGCGGACACCCAGGACCTCCTGCTCCAGAACCACGACGTGTTCTTCGTCGACACCGCCCGCGACATGTGCGAATTCACCCGCGCCGGGGTGGTCGACAACACCTCCCAGGCCTACCTGGACAGCCATCCGGTCACCCGGACGGTCATCCAGGACATGGCCAAGGCCGAGAAGAGCACGCTGACGGCCACGTACTGGAGCGTGCTTCCGTACGGCTTCGGGGACGAGCGGCACGTCAAGTACAAGCTGGTCCCCGCGGGCTGCCCGGACGGCGATCCGCAGGCCGTGCCGCCCGACGAGGACCCGTCCTTCTTCCGCGGCGACCTGCGGCACAGGCTGGCCGCCGGGGAGGCGGCCTTCGACCTGTTCGTACAGTTGCGCACCGACCCGGACGCTATGCCTCTGGACCGGGCCACGGTCCGCTGGGAGGAGGCGGCGAGCGCTCCGGTGCGGGTGGCCAGGCTGACCCTGCATCAGCAGAACACCGAGGCGCGCGGCCAGGCCGCGTACGGCGAGAACCTCGCCTTCAACCCCTGGCACTCCCTGCCCGAGCACCGCCCGGCCGGCAGCATCGCCGAGGCCCGCCGGGTCGTGTACCTCGCCTCGGCTGCCCGGCGGCGCGACGCCAACGGCGTCCCCGCGACCGAGCCCGGCCCCGCCCGGCCGGCCTCCACCGAGCCGCCCGGCCGCGACACCCGGATCGTCCGCGCCGCCATCCACCCGGCGATCGGCGTGGCCCGGGTCGGCGACAGCGCCGAGGGGTTCTTCCTCGCCCCCGAGGTCGACGACGCACCCCCCGAGGCGTCGTACAAGGACGCGACCGGGGCCCTGAAGCGGCAGGCGGTCCGCTTCCGGGTGTACGGCTTCAACGTCGCCGGGGAGCCGGTCGCCGAGCTGACCGCGGACAACGCCGACCTGCGGTGGACCGTGCACGTGGCCAACAAGAAGGCCGCCTGGTACCAGTTCCAGCTCGCCCTGGACATCCCGGAGGCCGCCCAGGCCCCGGAGAGCAAACTGCGCAACGCCACCGTCCGGCCCCGGAGCCAGCTGGTCATCAACCCCGGCTCCCGGTCGGTGCGCGGCCGCGACCGGGCCGGGCTGCCCGAGCTCCGGTTCGACACCGGCACGTTCATGGGCACCCCCGTCTACCTGGGCGAACTACGCACCGACCGGGCCGGCCGGCTCCTCTTCCTCGGCGGCCGCGGCAAGGCGGCCTCGGCGGGCAACCGCCCCGCCACCGACTACGCCAACAACGACGGCTGGCACGACGACATCGCCGACGGGCCGGTGCGGGCCGAGGTCCGGATCGACGGCCGGACCATCCCCGTCGAGCCCGCCTGGGTCGTCGTCGCACCCCCCGACTACGCGCCCGGCCTCAAGTCCGTCCGCACGCTCCACGACCTGCTCCGCGACACCTACGTGACGGCCGGCCTGCTGCCACGCCCACAGTCGGTCTCCTTCACCCACGACGTGCTGCCGGTGCTGAGGCGGCTGTGCGACCTGCAGTGGGTCAACCACGGACTCGCCGTCCAGTTCGGCCACGGCGGCCGCGACCATCTGCTGGCGCCCGAGCGGCTCACCCGGCTGGCGAGCAAGGACCCGGCCCACAAGGAGCTGCGGCGCCAGGTCTGGGCATCACTGCGGCACCTCGACCGCGACGGCATGTCCACCGTCCCCTGGCCCTCGGTGTACGGCGACGCCGTGAATCTGCCGCCGGTCTCCCCGCGCCAGCACCTCGCCCTCTCGCCCCTGCAGTACGACCTGCTGACGCGCTGGATGGACGGCACCTTCGACGAGGACTTCGATCCGGCCGCCACGCCGGTGACCAGGCTGGAGGACGTTCCGCTGGCCGAGCGCCCCGCGACGCTGGACCGGGCCGCGCTGTCATTCTGCCTCGCCGACGCCTTCCACCCCGGCTGCGAGCTCACCTGGCCGATGCGGCACGCCACGATGTACTCGGCGCCCTTCCGGATCAAACACCGCGACACGGGTCTGACCGACCAGAGCTACGGCCGAGTCCTCACGCCCCAGGCCGCGCTCGGGGTCGACGGCCCGCTGTACGCGCAGGGGCCCGGCCACCTCACCCGATGGATGGCCGTCCCCTGGCACACCGACACGGCGAGCTGCCGCTCCGGCTACGACCAGGGCTTCGGACCCCGCTACGACCCGTACCTGCCCACGTTCTGGCCGGCCAAGGTGCCCAATCACGTCCTGGCCGAGGAGGAGTACACGATCGCGATGGACCCCGCGCGACCTCAGCAGGAGCGCCGGCTCGCCTTCGAGCGCAGGTCCGTGTGGCTGCGCTGGCTGCCCCCCGGCTACGAGACCCAGATGAACGAGATGGTCCGGGACTTCGGCAAGCTCGGGATCGTCAAACGCCGTCCCGGACCGCAGGACACCCCTGGGCTCCCGGAGACCATGCTGGTGGAGTCCGAAGTGACCTTCGCCCCCGAGCCCGCACCGCCCCGCGAACGCAATCTGATCACCTTGCACGTGCCGGAGGCCGCCGATCCGGAGGTACGGGCCGACGCCGTGGCCGCGGCCGTCGCGATGGCCGAGCCGCCCGACGAAGAGGTCTCGGCGGGCTTCATCAACAAGATGACCCGCCTCCGGGGCCGCCAGTGA
- a CDS encoding lamin tail domain-containing protein, with protein MSASSSVTSRRLLGAVLAAGAVVGAVALPASAASQDRGWHGPRVEISAVQYDSPGRDDRSNRSLNREWVELTNTARRAVYLDGWTLQDQHGRTYTFDGYRLAGRATVRIHTGEGRDTRTDLYQDRRDYVWDNRSGTATLRNDRGRFIDDESWGHDRHHHGGNHHHGDRGHHGDRGHHGDRGHHGDRH; from the coding sequence ATGTCTGCTTCTTCTTCCGTCACTTCCCGCCGTCTGCTCGGCGCCGTGCTTGCGGCCGGGGCTGTTGTGGGGGCGGTGGCGCTTCCGGCGTCCGCTGCCAGCCAGGATCGCGGCTGGCACGGTCCGAGGGTGGAGATCTCGGCTGTGCAGTACGACTCCCCGGGACGCGACGACCGGTCGAACCGTTCGCTGAACCGGGAGTGGGTGGAGCTGACCAACACCGCCCGGCGTGCTGTGTACCTCGACGGGTGGACGCTGCAGGACCAGCACGGCCGCACCTACACCTTCGACGGCTACCGCCTGGCGGGCCGGGCCACGGTCCGCATCCACACCGGAGAGGGGCGCGACACCCGCACCGACCTGTACCAGGACCGCCGTGACTACGTGTGGGACAACCGATCCGGCACGGCCACCCTGCGCAACGACCGCGGCCGCTTCATCGACGACGAGTCCTGGGGCCACGACCGCCACCACCACGGCGGCAACCACCACCACGGCGACCGCGGGCACCACGGCGACCGTGGCCACCACGGCGACCGAGGGCACCACGGTGACCGCCACTGA
- a CDS encoding eCIS core domain-containing protein: MRTPGAPLEVPVRRDMEARFGADFSRVRVHTDDAAAATALGLRAAAYTVGRHIVFGTGRYRPGSADGLRMLAHELTHVLQQRSVADGVRTPMGISHPQDAAEREAETTAHRMTDGRQNTPTGAGVASAGTPAVAAVSACSDGSGRHTVQRCGPAACNCATEVDPAEEASPLVSRMAEDAAALVGESADTAEAAGEADREDSVHDGDTPPGGPVRPVPESPDELVSPGLLVADGGSTAGQDTAVPTARDRHRDPVPSTRKPWISRIAIDLTSQTIRYEWGNGSPGGGSSISSGRGQPCTAHDPCANQNNLNCTPTGTFSPAFLGGPGYTNADGDAMAWYVDLGTGRGIGIHDSQPVLGRPASHGCVRLPMNIASAINQHVIRRTTIVISGKAATVLWRNRTCKAGPHREQ; encoded by the coding sequence ATGAGGACCCCGGGGGCGCCGCTGGAGGTGCCCGTGCGGCGGGATATGGAGGCGCGCTTTGGAGCGGACTTCTCCCGGGTGCGGGTACACACTGATGATGCTGCGGCCGCGACGGCGCTCGGTTTGCGGGCGGCTGCCTACACAGTCGGCAGGCACATCGTGTTCGGCACCGGCCGTTACCGGCCCGGGTCGGCGGACGGCCTGCGGATGCTCGCGCATGAACTCACACATGTTCTCCAGCAGCGCTCCGTGGCTGACGGGGTGAGGACACCGATGGGTATCAGCCATCCGCAGGATGCTGCTGAACGCGAGGCCGAGACCACTGCGCACCGGATGACCGACGGCAGGCAGAACACTCCCACCGGGGCTGGCGTCGCTTCAGCCGGCACCCCGGCTGTGGCCGCCGTGTCGGCCTGCAGCGACGGCAGCGGCCGGCACACGGTGCAGCGGTGCGGCCCGGCCGCGTGCAACTGCGCAACGGAGGTGGACCCGGCCGAAGAGGCGTCGCCGCTGGTGTCTCGGATGGCCGAGGACGCCGCTGCACTCGTCGGGGAGAGCGCGGACACAGCCGAGGCCGCTGGCGAGGCGGACCGGGAGGATTCCGTCCACGACGGAGACACCCCACCGGGCGGCCCGGTCCGGCCCGTCCCTGAGAGTCCCGATGAGCTCGTGTCACCCGGGCTCCTGGTTGCCGATGGCGGTTCCACGGCAGGCCAAGACACAGCTGTGCCCACGGCGCGTGACCGGCACCGGGACCCGGTCCCCTCAACCCGTAAGCCGTGGATCAGCCGCATCGCGATCGACCTCACCAGCCAAACCATCCGGTACGAGTGGGGCAACGGTTCCCCAGGGGGAGGCAGTTCCATCTCCTCCGGTCGCGGACAGCCGTGCACAGCGCACGATCCCTGTGCCAATCAGAACAACCTGAATTGCACTCCGACCGGGACCTTTTCTCCTGCATTCCTGGGTGGCCCCGGGTACACGAACGCCGATGGCGATGCAATGGCCTGGTACGTCGACCTTGGCACGGGCCGTGGCATCGGAATCCACGACTCCCAGCCGGTGCTCGGCCGGCCCGCCTCGCATGGCTGCGTGCGCCTGCCCATGAACATTGCGTCCGCCATCAACCAGCACGTCATCAGGCGTACCACGATCGTGATCTCAGGAAAGGCAGCCACCGTCCTCTGGCGGAACCGGACGTGCAAGGCGGGACCGCACCGGGAGCAATGA